The sequence below is a genomic window from Halococcus saccharolyticus DSM 5350.
GTGGTCTGGGGCGCGACTGGGCGCATCCTCGCCCAGCTTCTCGAACTGACGACCGACTGGCGCGTGCCCGACGAGCCGGATCGCGTGGTCGATCCCGACGCCGACTTTCCGGTGTAATCCCACCGTTTGCTGCGCTCAGTCGCGCGCTACGCGCGCTCCTTCGCTGGCAAAATGTGGATCAAAAGCCTCCTCCCTCCCGGTGGTCGGTCGTCGGCCCGCTCGTTCACGTTGCTCACTCGCGGTGGAGGCGCTGGCGCAACCACCACCGCACCGCGCTCACTCTCCGACCGCTTCCTCCACGATCTCGATTTCTCCGTCAGTCAGCCCGTACAACTCATAACTCATAGACGATCTCGTCGATCAGGTCGTCGGTGCGCTTGATTTTCTCGTCCAACTCCGCCGCACGCTCGCGGGCGTCCATGTAGCGCTCGATGCCACCCTCGATATCCGCCAGCGCGGGCAGCGTCAGGTCCTCCAGCCGGTCGAGCGGCGAGATCGTCGCGGTGGCGTTGTCTCGATAGCCCGCGAAGCCGCCGGCCTCGGCGACCGCGTGGGGCACGAACGCCTCAATGAGGTCGGCCTCGGCCCCACTCAGCCCGGCTACACCCGCCGGACGAGATGCGCCCGGATCGCCCGCTGGCACCGATCGCAGACCTCGATGACCCGAGCCACCGTCGAAAGAATCGGATACGCCACCGGGAACGCGTCGTAGAGACACGCCGCGAGATCCTGGTGGGCGATACCGGCCTCGCCGTCACCGGTGGTGGTCGCACGAAGCACCGACTGCCGGTCGCGAGCAACGGTTGCACACTCCTCCCGGAACTCGTCGAGCCGATCGTGACGTGCTCGAAGCGCCTCGAAACCGAGCTCGGTGAGCGGTGTCTCGTTGACCTCGACGATCCACCCGAGCACGTCGTCGAGAGTGTCCGTCGCCTCGACGAGCGATTCGGCTTCGCGATCGAGCGCCCTCTCCATCGCCCGCAGCTCGGATCGTCGCTGTGTTACCTCGGACAGGACACCGTTCTTGATCCCGGCGGTGAAGCCGACGGTGGCGTTCTGTGGCGCGAGCGCCACCGCAACTTGCTCGGACAGCTCGGCGGCGATCGCTTCGAGCAGCGTCTCGCCGTCGTCGACGTCCGCAGTGCTGTGCGGGCGGACGGTCGTGGCGAACTGTTCTCTGACCCGTTCACAACGATCCGATCCACCCGTCCCGCTCGACTGCATCGTGGCAACCGAACCGGCCGTCGTCTGCTGGCCAGCCGTCGCCTGCCGGGTGGCCTGTGTTCCGGATGGCGTGTCGACCGACAGCTGCTCGATCTCGCGGACGAACCGCCCGTAGGCAGTCTGCTTTTCCGTGACAACGGCCTGTTCGTCCCGAACGCGGTCGAGTGCCTGTCGAACGTGTGTTTCGACGGTCATCGATCCCCCTCCGCGGTCGCACGGAGCCGAGCCAGCTCGCGGTCGGCAACTGCCCAGAGCTGACGGTGCCACTCGGCCCCTCCGTGGTCGGGCCGACCACGAACCCCGGCCACGTCCTCGCAAACGATGAGGTCGTGGATCGCGACCCGTGGATCGTACCGTCGCAGCCGAGCGCGGTAGCGCCGGGCGACGCGGGCCGCCCGGGCCGCCGTGGCTCGGTCGTCGAACCGTAGCCCGGCAACCGGTACCGGGTGCTCGCCGGTGCGAGCGCACACGACACAGTACCGGCCGCCGTCGGTCGCCAGCGCGTCGAGAGTAGCGCGGATGGTGTGGAGCGTTGATCCGGTCATGTGTGATGGGTCCTGTCTCGTCGTGCGGGGTCGGTCGTTCAGTCCTCCGTCTCGACAGCCCGTCGCTCGGCTTCGATCTCACGAGCGCGTTCGAGAACCCGATC
It includes:
- a CDS encoding DUF7260 family protein, with protein sequence MTVETHVRQALDRVRDEQAVVTEKQTAYGRFVREIEQLSVDTPSGTQATRQATAGQQTTAGSVATMQSSGTGGSDRCERVREQFATTVRPHSTADVDDGETLLEAIAAELSEQVAVALAPQNATVGFTAGIKNGVLSEVTQRRSELRAMERALDREAESLVEATDTLDDVLGWIVEVNETPLTELGFEALRARHDRLDEFREECATVARDRQSVLRATTTGDGEAGIAHQDLAACLYDAFPVAYPILSTVARVIEVCDRCQRAIRAHLVRRV
- a CDS encoding DUF7552 domain-containing protein, with product MTGSTLHTIRATLDALATDGGRYCVVCARTGEHPVPVAGLRFDDRATAARAARVARRYRARLRRYDPRVAIHDLIVCEDVAGVRGRPDHGGAEWHRQLWAVADRELARLRATAEGDR